TTCAACGCCTTGTGGTGCTGGAAGACGACGGCAGCCCAGCGGGCCTGCTGTCCCTCTCGGACCTGGCCCAGTGTGCGCCCCCGCTCGATCTCGCACGCTTGGTGCGCCAGGTGACCGCGCGCGAGTTCCGCTACAAGGGGCGAGTCGCCCCTGAGTCTCGGCCATGAAGCTCTGGCATTTGCAGGACGACACGCCGCGCCTGCCGCGCCGCCCCAGCCGCCACCAGCTAGTGCGTGTGCGTGCGGCGAGCTGGCCCGTGGCGCCCGGGCAAGAGGTATGGGTGGTCGTGCGCGCGCCAGGAAAAGAACCTCGCAATGTGCGCGCAGGGTGGGTGGAGAATCGCGACAGCGTCAGCTACTGGGAGGCTGAGCTCGGCGCCTGGTTGGACGGCGAGAGCGTCGAGTACACCCTGCTGGCGACGGACCGTGACGGCAACCAAGCGACGGCCGGGCCCTTCGAATTCTCCGTGGGCCCGAAGCTGACGGTCGCGCTGATGTGGCACCAGCACCAACCCTTGTATCGTCCGGTGGGGGATCACCGAGTGCTGCGAGAGCCCTGGGTGCGCCTGCACGCGTTGCGCGACTACTTCGCCATGCCCTGGCTGCTATCAGCGGAGCCCGAAGTCCATGCGACGATCAACCTCACGCCAGTGTTGCTCGGCCAGCTCGAGGACTACGTCGAGCACCACGGGCAGGACGAGGCCCTGCTGTGGACTCGCACTCCCGCCGAACATCTGGGTGCGAGCGGCGAAGCCTTTTTGCTGCGACACTTCTTCGAGGCGCATTGGCACAACCAGATTCAACCCTTCGAGCGCTATCGGGAGCTGTTCCACAAACGAGAGTCCCAGCAGCCCTTCAGCGCGGCAGACCTACGAGATCTGCAGATGTGGTTCAACCTGGCGTGGTTTGGCCCAGAGTTGCTTCAGGGTGAGGTCGCGCTGCCAACGGGTCGACGCGTCACAGCCAAACACTTCGTCGAGCGCGGTCGCGACTTCTCCCACGACGACGTGATGGAGATGATCGACGTCCAGCAGGCGGTGATGGCCGCAGTGTTGCCCATGCACCGAACTCTGGTCGAGCGTGGGCAGCTGGAGGTGGCGACGACACCCTTCTACCATCCGATCTTGCCGCTGTTGGTCGACTCCGATCGAGCGACGCTGGATCGCGAGGGGACGCGGCTCCCACGCCGCTTTGCTCACGTAGAAGACGCCGACACGCAGGTGCGCCGAGCGCAGGAAGCGTACCGGAGCTGGTTTGGTCGAGACGCGCGTGGCATGTGGCCGGCGGAGGGCGCGGTCGCCGAGTTCGTGGTCCCGCTATTTGCCAAACACGGGGTCCAATGGATCGCCTCGGACGCGGGCGTGCTGGCGCGCTCGGGCAAGTGGGGCTATCGCAGCGACGACCCGGACGTACTGTGTCGACCGTACCGCGCCGAGTTCGACGGCAGCCAGGTCACAGTCTTCTTCCGCGACACCGCCCTGAGCGACGCCATCGGCTTCCAGTATCACTCTTTCCACGATGCAGAAGCCGCGGCCGCCGACCTGGTGAGCCAGATCAAGTCTCGCTTTGCGGAACGCGTGAGCGGGGACGACGCCGTGCTCAGCATCATCCTCGATGGCGAGAATGCCTGGGGAGCCTACCGCGACGCCGGCCGTCCGTTCCTTCGCGCCATGTACCGCCGCTTGGCTGACGATCCGGACCTTCAACTGGCGACCTTCAGCGAAGTGCTGGACGGCGCGCCGTCTCGCCACCTTCGCGCGCACCCCATTGCGGGCCAGGCCCAGGTCCACCAGCTGTTCATAGGGTCTTGGGCGGATGAACTGGCGTCCGCACCGGGTGTGGATCTGGGGACATGGATCGGAGAAGAAGAGGAGAACGTCGCCTGGGAGCACCTCGAAGATGCACGCGACGCGTTGGTAGCGGCTGGCCAGGACCCAAGCGTGGCTCCCCTTGCCTGGGAGGCCATCTACGCCGCGGAGGGAAGCGACTGGTTCTGGTGGTACGGGAGCGATCAGGACTCGGGACGCGATGACGAGTTCGACGCTTTGTTCCGCACTCACCTGCGCTCTGCGTATCTGAACGCCGGTCTCCCCGTTCCGGCGCCGCTCGGCACCTCCATTTTCCCGCCCCGCGTGGTGTGGAGCGCGACCGCAAAGCGTGCCGAGCTGGGGCGAGAGGAAGCACTGACGATCATCACCCACTGCCCCGGCACGGTGCGGCTCGCCTTCGACGACGCCGACGCCGTCGAGCATCCGCTGCGACCCGTTGGCGGAGTCATGGCCGGGTGCTCTCACTACGAACTCCGAGTTCCACCGGCACCCGAGGCGGCAAAGCGCATCGTTTTTCGCATCCACTGCAACCGCCCTGGCTGTCAAAGCGAGACCTGTCACGGCGGCGATCAAGAGATCAGCCTACGAGGCTAGGAGCCCATTCCTCCGCCGCGTGAAACGGTTGGCCGCAACTGCGAAGGGTTGGATGTGGCAGTGGAGCGGGGCAGAGTCGCCGTCCTGCTGAGGGGCGTGCCATAGTGCGCCCATGACGGATGTGGTCCTGGGCGTCGACGCGAGTACCACGGGTGTGAAAGTCATCGCCTGGGACGCCCAGGGCACTGCTCTCGCAGAAGCGCGTGAGACCTACGAACTGGAGAGCCCCACGCCGGGTGCGTGGGAGCAGGATGCCGAGCAATGGTGGCGCTGCACTTGCGACGCACTGCGGCGTTGTCGCGATAGGCTGGACGGTGCCCATCGAGTGCGTGGTCTTTGCGTCACCCACCAGCGGGAAACCTTCGTGCTCACGGACGCCGCCGGAATCCCGCAGGCCAACGCAATCGTCTGGATGGATGGCCGTGGGCGCGAGCTGGTTGACGAGGCCAGGGGCCCGCTGTCTGCCGACGACATCCACGAACTGAGTGGCAAACCGGCGTGCATCACACCCAGCTACTACAAGCTGTTCGCCCTCTTCGCGCGCCGTCCCGAGCTGCACAGGCCCGAGTTGCGCGTGATGGACGTGCAGGGGTTCCTGGGCTGGCGCCTCACGGGCAACTTCCGCACGAGTCTGGCGTCCGCGGATCCTCTTGGCCTTGTCGACATGCGCGCGCGCAGTTGGGCGACGCCACTGCTGCATCGACTGGGGCTCACGAGCGCCCAGCTACCCGAATTGGTGGAGTGTGGCTCCGAACTGGGCGCCCTGCTGCCCGAGGTCGCGGAACGCACGGGCCTCGAGCCCGGCTTGCCGATCGTGGCCGGGCTCGGCGACGGGCAGGCAGCCGGATTGGGCGCAGGACTCACCACGGGCGACGATGCCTATCTGAACCTGGGCACTGCGATCGTCAGCGGTGTGCTGTCGGAGCGCTACCAGACGAGTCGTGCGTTTCGCACGCTCTATTCAGCGAGCAGCGACCGCTACTTCTGCGAAACGGATCTGCTCGGCGGAACCTTCACCCTGAACTGGTTGACCCGAACCCTGCTGCAGAACGAAG
The nucleotide sequence above comes from Polyangiaceae bacterium. Encoded proteins:
- a CDS encoding FGGY family carbohydrate kinase — its product is MTDVVLGVDASTTGVKVIAWDAQGTALAEARETYELESPTPGAWEQDAEQWWRCTCDALRRCRDRLDGAHRVRGLCVTHQRETFVLTDAAGIPQANAIVWMDGRGRELVDEARGPLSADDIHELSGKPACITPSYYKLFALFARRPELHRPELRVMDVQGFLGWRLTGNFRTSLASADPLGLVDMRARSWATPLLHRLGLTSAQLPELVECGSELGALLPEVAERTGLEPGLPIVAGLGDGQAAGLGAGLTTGDDAYLNLGTAIVSGVLSERYQTSRAFRTLYSASSDRYFCETDLLGGTFTLNWLTRTLLQNEDSSSALRELEAAAARLPPGADGLLLVPYWAGVMNPYWDDDARGVMLGLSGSHGPAHLHRAILEGIALEHGLHSEGVEAALGRRIRSFVVMGGGADSDLWCQILADVLARPVVRARSKEATCLGAGMLAAVHAGLQPDLVGAASTMTGRGVRFEPGPARDTYAHLQAIHRRIYPSLRESLHALAAFRDSGP
- a CDS encoding glycoside hydrolase family 57 protein, with translation MKLWHLQDDTPRLPRRPSRHQLVRVRAASWPVAPGQEVWVVVRAPGKEPRNVRAGWVENRDSVSYWEAELGAWLDGESVEYTLLATDRDGNQATAGPFEFSVGPKLTVALMWHQHQPLYRPVGDHRVLREPWVRLHALRDYFAMPWLLSAEPEVHATINLTPVLLGQLEDYVEHHGQDEALLWTRTPAEHLGASGEAFLLRHFFEAHWHNQIQPFERYRELFHKRESQQPFSAADLRDLQMWFNLAWFGPELLQGEVALPTGRRVTAKHFVERGRDFSHDDVMEMIDVQQAVMAAVLPMHRTLVERGQLEVATTPFYHPILPLLVDSDRATLDREGTRLPRRFAHVEDADTQVRRAQEAYRSWFGRDARGMWPAEGAVAEFVVPLFAKHGVQWIASDAGVLARSGKWGYRSDDPDVLCRPYRAEFDGSQVTVFFRDTALSDAIGFQYHSFHDAEAAAADLVSQIKSRFAERVSGDDAVLSIILDGENAWGAYRDAGRPFLRAMYRRLADDPDLQLATFSEVLDGAPSRHLRAHPIAGQAQVHQLFIGSWADELASAPGVDLGTWIGEEEENVAWEHLEDARDALVAAGQDPSVAPLAWEAIYAAEGSDWFWWYGSDQDSGRDDEFDALFRTHLRSAYLNAGLPVPAPLGTSIFPPRVVWSATAKRAELGREEALTIITHCPGTVRLAFDDADAVEHPLRPVGGVMAGCSHYELRVPPAPEAAKRIVFRIHCNRPGCQSETCHGGDQEISLRG